In one window of Streptomyces sp. FXJ1.172 DNA:
- a CDS encoding DUF397 domain-containing protein → MDRDVDGVYGGYDVYNGMAAAQLDGVAWQKSRHSNSQGSCVEFARLPGGDVAVRNSRFPDGPALVYTRAEIEAMLLGIKDGEFDHLIVG, encoded by the coding sequence GTGGACCGCGACGTTGACGGCGTGTACGGGGGGTACGACGTGTACAACGGCATGGCTGCCGCGCAGCTGGACGGAGTGGCCTGGCAGAAGAGCAGGCACAGCAACTCGCAGGGCTCCTGCGTCGAGTTCGCCCGGCTGCCGGGCGGCGACGTCGCCGTGCGCAACTCGCGCTTCCCGGACGGGCCGGCGCTCGTCTACACACGCGCGGAGATCGAGGCCATGCTCCTCGGCATCAAGGACGGAGAGTTCGACCACCTGATCGTCGGCTGA
- a CDS encoding SRPBCC family protein, with protein MSNQPDEDLTTIRVDQFFPHPPAKVWRALTEPELLVQWQMPGAGGFRLEVGHRYRMTSVPRPNARFSGVVEVRVLAYDIERMLSLRWADADPANPADWTITWTLEQEGRGTRLFLVHEGFDPDDPAQMMARKIMDGGWRGHVLPALGQTLGRHG; from the coding sequence ATGAGCAACCAGCCGGACGAGGACCTGACCACCATCCGCGTCGACCAGTTCTTCCCGCATCCGCCCGCCAAGGTCTGGCGCGCCCTGACCGAACCCGAACTGCTCGTCCAGTGGCAGATGCCCGGGGCCGGGGGCTTCCGGCTGGAGGTCGGTCATCGATACCGGATGACCTCCGTCCCGCGTCCCAACGCCCGCTTCTCGGGCGTTGTGGAGGTACGGGTCCTCGCGTACGACATCGAGCGGATGCTGTCCCTCCGCTGGGCGGACGCCGATCCGGCCAACCCGGCGGACTGGACGATCACCTGGACCCTGGAACAGGAAGGGCGCGGAACGCGTCTGTTCCTAGTGCACGAGGGGTTCGATCCGGACGACCCGGCTCAGATGATGGCGCGGAAGATCATGGACGGGGGATGGCGGGGGCATGTCCTGCCTGCTCTGGGGCAGACGCTGGGACGGCACGGCTGA
- a CDS encoding ArsR/SmtB family transcription factor: MNGTGTAAEDRVFAALANATRREVLRLLRERGPQPVQALADHFDMRRPSLSEHLKVLREAGLVSEQRAGRRRIYRLEAAPLADVQDWLHPYERFWREQLKGLGDLLDRMPDDGRS, from the coding sequence ATGAACGGGACCGGTACGGCCGCCGAGGACCGCGTCTTCGCCGCGCTCGCCAATGCCACCCGCCGCGAGGTGCTGCGGCTGCTGCGCGAACGCGGACCGCAGCCGGTCCAGGCGCTCGCCGACCACTTCGACATGCGCCGCCCGAGCCTCTCGGAACACCTCAAGGTGCTCCGGGAGGCCGGCCTCGTCTCCGAGCAGCGCGCCGGGCGCCGGCGCATCTACCGGCTCGAGGCAGCCCCGCTCGCCGATGTGCAGGACTGGCTCCATCCGTACGAGCGGTTCTGGCGCGAGCAACTGAAGGGCCTCGGTGATCTGCTCGACCGCATGCCCGACGATGGCCGGTCATGA
- a CDS encoding VOC family protein, producing MTITHASFVTLPVSDQDRALRFYRDVLGLAVTADRDLPQGRWLQVAPEGAQTVFTLAGPGMGDFEPGSARGIMLVTTDVDADCARLAGAGAEVQGPDELPWGRMASFTDPDGNGLMLLTEKEGF from the coding sequence ATGACCATCACGCACGCCTCATTCGTCACGCTTCCCGTCTCCGACCAGGACCGTGCCCTGCGCTTCTACCGGGACGTCCTCGGGCTGGCGGTCACCGCCGACCGGGACCTGCCCCAGGGCCGCTGGCTCCAGGTCGCGCCCGAGGGCGCACAGACCGTCTTCACGCTCGCCGGGCCGGGCATGGGCGATTTCGAGCCCGGCTCCGCGCGGGGGATCATGTTGGTGACGACCGATGTCGACGCCGACTGCGCCCGGCTCGCCGGGGCGGGCGCCGAGGTCCAGGGCCCGGACGAACTGCCCTGGGGCCGTATGGCCTCCTTCACGGACCCCGACGGCAACGGTCTGATGCTGCTGACGGAGAAGGAAGGCTTCTGA